A region from the Poecilia reticulata strain Guanapo linkage group LG12, Guppy_female_1.0+MT, whole genome shotgun sequence genome encodes:
- the surf1 gene encoding surfeit locus protein 1, translating into MASLKSLLALSNRLLPTLRKQTPVTNIKRTFFLPALFKRADGRFVIFGRKCSSAAADAEKSEDAFLKWFLLLIPAATFGLGTWQVKRRQWKMGLIDELRRLTTAEPIPLPPDPLEVNKLEYRRVKVRGHYDHSQELYIMPRSPVDPEKEAREAGSLSSSGEIGANVITPFHCSDLGIKILVNRGYVPKQKIRPETRMKGQVEDEVEVVGVVRLTETRKPFVPNNDEEKNRWHYRDLEAMSGITGAAPILIDADFKSTIPGGPVGGQTRVTLRNEHMQYIITWYGLCAATSYMWYAKFIKKIKL; encoded by the exons ATGGCTTCTCTGAAATCCCTGCTGGCTTTATCCAACAGGCTTCTTCCGACATTAAGGAAGCAG ACTCCTGTCACTAACATCAAGAGGACTTTCTTCCTTCCAGCACTCTTCAAACGCGCAGATG GCAGGTTTGTTATCTTTGGTCGAAAGTGTAGTTCTGCTGCAGCCGATGCAGAGAAAAGCGAGGACGCCTTCCTGAAGTGGTTCCTGCTGCTCATCCCTGCAGCCACCTTTGGCCTGGGTACATGGCAG GTGAAAAGGCGTCAGTGGAAGATGGGATTAATCGATGAACTGAGACGCCTCACCACAGCGGAGCCtattcctcttcctcctga TCCTCTTGAAGTGAACAAGCTGGAGTACAGAAGGGTGAAGGTTCGCGGGCACTATGATCACTCTCAGGAGCTGTACATCATGCCGCGCTCGCCTGTCGACCCGGAAAAAGAGGCCAGGGAGGCAGGAAGCCTGTCCTCGAGTGGAGAGATTGGAGCCAACGTCATCACCCCCTTTCATTGCTCTGACCTTGG CATCAAAATCCTGGTCAACAGAGGGTACGTACCAAAGCAGAAAATACGACCGGAGACCAGAATGAAGGGACAG GTGGAGGATGAGGTGGAGGTGGTGGGGGTTGTCAGGCTGACAGAAACGCGCAAACCTTTTGTACCAAACAACGACGAAGAGAAAAATCGCTGGCATTACCGTGACCTGGAGGCCATGTCTGGCATCACTGGGGCTGCTCCCATCCTGATCGATGCTGACTTCA AAAGTACTATTCCAGGGGGACCAGTTGGAGGACAGACCCGGGTCACACTGAGAAATGAGCACATGCAATACATCATAACTTG gtATGGTTTGTGTGCAGCTACTTCCTATATGTGGTATGCAAAGTTCATCAAGAAGATTAAATTGTAA
- the surf6 gene encoding surfeit locus protein 6 isoform X2, with the protein MTVHFKGKSDTDPPSKKKKKPKKKNVKENGTDKTPKPQQKPNPSPAAPKSPGKTKSTTQSVNGSTPKETSFSTVDVLRKRLHEKIEESRGQGAPQDALSEAVKAKRAKRKMERERKKRKRKEFLLKKLAEQSGQELPAEIKEEPIAPAVEKRVTSAVFFNKVETVDEGYETKFQAKIKKKKSEKGKITPLTGRNYKQLLSRVEARKEKLERLREKDEAKASELENKIKWTNVLYKAEGIKIKDDEDQLRTSLKRKEKRRAQRKKKWTNRSENVIEKMQHRQDKRRKNLQKQKHAKMEKRKNRARKKGRVLPEDLKKAAV; encoded by the exons ATGACAG TTCACTTCAAGGGTAAAAGTGACACCGATCCTCcaagcaagaagaaaaagaaaccaaagaagaagaatgtgAAAGAGAACGGCACTGATAAGACTCCCAAACCCCAACAGAAGCCTAATCCTTCTCCAGCAGCTCCGAAAAGCCCTGGGAAGACAAAATCAACTACTCAAAGTGTGAACGGAAGCACACCTAAAG AAACAAGCTTCTCCACTGTGGATGTATTGCGCAAAAGACTCCATGAGAAGATTGAAGAGTCCAGAGGGCAG GGAGCTCCACAGGATGCATTATCAGAAGCCGTCAAGGCAAAGCGCGCAAAGCGAAAGATGGAACGGGAGCgcaagaagaggaagaggaaagagtTTCTGTTGAAGAAGCTTGCAGAACAAAGCGGTCAGGAACTGCCCGCGGAGATAAAAGAAGAACCGATCGCTCCTGCCGTGGAAAAAAGGGTTACGTCGgctgttttctttaacaaagtAGAGACGGTGGACGAGGGCTACGAAACCAAATTCCAGGCAAAaattaagaagaagaaaagcgaaaaaggtaaaataacgcCACTGACCGGGAGGAACTACAAGCAGCTTCTGAGCCGAGTGGAGGCTCGCAAAGAGAAGCTGGAGCGGCTGAGGGAGAAGGACGAGGCGAAGGCCTCCGAGTTGGAAAACAAGATCAAATGGACCAACGTGCTCTACAAGGCCGAGGGCATCAAGATCAAGGATGACGAAGACCAACTGCGCACCTCCttgaagaggaaggagaagaggCGTGcgcagaggaagaagaagtgGACTAACCGAAGCGAAAACGTGATTGAGAAGATGCAGCACAGACAGGACAAGAGGAGGAAGAACCTCCAGAAACAAAAGCATGCTAAGATGGAGAAGAGGAAGAACAGAGCGAGGAAGAAGGGCAGAGTGCTGCCCGAGGACTTGAAGAAAGCAGCAGTTTAG
- the surf6 gene encoding surfeit locus protein 6 isoform X1 has product MDLAAKDSYIQKLASKVISQREEPTKRAFVHFKGKSDTDPPSKKKKKPKKKNVKENGTDKTPKPQQKPNPSPAAPKSPGKTKSTTQSVNGSTPKETSFSTVDVLRKRLHEKIEESRGQGAPQDALSEAVKAKRAKRKMERERKKRKRKEFLLKKLAEQSGQELPAEIKEEPIAPAVEKRVTSAVFFNKVETVDEGYETKFQAKIKKKKSEKGKITPLTGRNYKQLLSRVEARKEKLERLREKDEAKASELENKIKWTNVLYKAEGIKIKDDEDQLRTSLKRKEKRRAQRKKKWTNRSENVIEKMQHRQDKRRKNLQKQKHAKMEKRKNRARKKGRVLPEDLKKAAV; this is encoded by the exons ATGGACCTCGCCGCCAAGGACTCTTACATTCAGAAACTTGCAAGTAAAGTCATTTCTCAGAGAGAGGAGCCAACGAAGAGGGCGTTTG TTCACTTCAAGGGTAAAAGTGACACCGATCCTCcaagcaagaagaaaaagaaaccaaagaagaagaatgtgAAAGAGAACGGCACTGATAAGACTCCCAAACCCCAACAGAAGCCTAATCCTTCTCCAGCAGCTCCGAAAAGCCCTGGGAAGACAAAATCAACTACTCAAAGTGTGAACGGAAGCACACCTAAAG AAACAAGCTTCTCCACTGTGGATGTATTGCGCAAAAGACTCCATGAGAAGATTGAAGAGTCCAGAGGGCAG GGAGCTCCACAGGATGCATTATCAGAAGCCGTCAAGGCAAAGCGCGCAAAGCGAAAGATGGAACGGGAGCgcaagaagaggaagaggaaagagtTTCTGTTGAAGAAGCTTGCAGAACAAAGCGGTCAGGAACTGCCCGCGGAGATAAAAGAAGAACCGATCGCTCCTGCCGTGGAAAAAAGGGTTACGTCGgctgttttctttaacaaagtAGAGACGGTGGACGAGGGCTACGAAACCAAATTCCAGGCAAAaattaagaagaagaaaagcgaaaaaggtaaaataacgcCACTGACCGGGAGGAACTACAAGCAGCTTCTGAGCCGAGTGGAGGCTCGCAAAGAGAAGCTGGAGCGGCTGAGGGAGAAGGACGAGGCGAAGGCCTCCGAGTTGGAAAACAAGATCAAATGGACCAACGTGCTCTACAAGGCCGAGGGCATCAAGATCAAGGATGACGAAGACCAACTGCGCACCTCCttgaagaggaaggagaagaggCGTGcgcagaggaagaagaagtgGACTAACCGAAGCGAAAACGTGATTGAGAAGATGCAGCACAGACAGGACAAGAGGAGGAAGAACCTCCAGAAACAAAAGCATGCTAAGATGGAGAAGAGGAAGAACAGAGCGAGGAAGAAGGGCAGAGTGCTGCCCGAGGACTTGAAGAAAGCAGCAGTTTAG
- the kyat1 gene encoding kynurenine--oxoglutarate transaminase 1, producing MGIIRILAPYLTLLRPNLVQNHKLIMARRLYANRTIGVDKNVWVEFTQLAADYKAVNLGQGFPDFSPPQFVQDAFCKAVSGGPQMHQYTRAFGHPRLVKSLAKFFSRVVGHEIDPFEDVLVTVGAYQALFCAFQALIDDGDEVIIVEPFFDCYQPMVLMAGGTAVYVPLRPKGGSTVLSSGDWVLSAEELASKITPRTKAIVINTPNNPLGKVYKVEELQMIADLCIKHDLLCFSDEVYEWLTYDGAKHVKIASLPGMWERTITVGSAGKTFSATGWKVGWAISSGKLIKHMKIIHQNSVYHCATAAQEAVSHGFDREYELFGTPESYFQQLPATLHRKRQKLASCLRSVGLQPVMPEGGYFMITDISSVNVDLNDESTKNESYDFRFVKWLIKEKGLATIPVSAFFSPEHSKEFDKYIRFCFVKEDSTLEAAEEILRKWSQKE from the exons ATGGGAATAATCCGGATTTTGGCTCCTTATTTGACTCTCCTGCGTCCTAATTTAGTTCAGAATCACAAG CTAATCATGGCCAGACGACTTTATGCGAACAGAACAATCGGTGTGGACAAAAACGTTTG GGTTGAATTCACACAGCTGGCTGCAGATTACAAAGCTGTGAACCTCGGACAGGGATTTCCTGACTTCTCGCCTCCGCAGTTTGTTCAGGATGCTTTCTGCAAGGCTGTGAGCGGAGGACCTCAGATGCACCAGTACACCAGAGCTTTT GGCCATCCTCGTCTGGTAAAAAGTCTCGCTAAATTCTTCAGCCGGGTCGTTGGGCATGAGATCGACCCCTTTGAAGACGTCTTGGTCACAGTTGGAGCTTATCAGGCTCTTTTCTGTGCATTTCAGGCTCTGATTGATGATGGAGATGAA GTGATAATTGTGGAGCCGTTCTTCGACTGCTACCAGCCGATGGTTCTGATGGCGGGAGGGACCGCGGTGTATGTGCCGCTGAGACCG AAAGGGGGCAGCACCGTCCTGTCAAGTGGAGACTGGGTTCTGTCTGCTGAGGAGCTCGCCAGCAAAATCACTCCCCGCACAAAAGCCATCGTTATCAACACTCCCAACAACCCTCTAGGCAAG GTTTACAAGGTTGAGGAGCTCCAGATGATCGCCGACTTGTGCATCAAACACGACCTGCTGTGCTTCAGCGACGAGGTGTACGAGTGGCTCACTTACGACGGAGCCAAACACGTAAAGATAG CCAGCCTCCCTGGGATGTGGGAACGAACCATAACAGTGGGCAGTGCTGGCAAAACCTTTAGTGCTACTGGCTGGAAG GTTGGCTGGGCTATAAGTTCAGGAAAACTCATCAAGCACATGAAAATCATCCATCAGAACTCGGTGTATCACTGTGCAACAGCAGCTCAG GAAGCTGTGTCCCACGGATTTGACCGCGAGTACGAGCTGTTCGGGACTCCGGAGAGCTACTTCCAGCAGCTGCCTGCGACGCTGCACCGAAAGAGGCAGAAGCTGGCCTCGTGTCTGCGTAGTGTGGGCCTGCAGCCAGTCATGCCAGAGGGAGGATACTTCATGATCACAGACATCTCCTCCGTCA ATGTGGATCTAAACGATGAGAGTACCAAGAATGAAAGCTACGATTTTAGATTTGTCAAATGGTTGATTAAGGAAAAG ggCTTAGCGACAATCCCAGTCTCTGCTTTCTTCAGTCCAGAACACAGCAAAGAGTTTGACAAATACATCCGCTTCTGTTTCGTCAAG gAAGACTCCACACtggaagcagcagaggagatCTTAAGAAAGTGGAGTCAAAAAGAATGA
- the spout1 gene encoding putative methyltransferase C9orf114 homolog produces MSTYSAEKRPKPASSQFGDQIPWKKRKAELKEKQKQWKKAKVIKQLEKQKRQEAAERAEQEESQSNKGRAYTVSVALPGSVLDNAQSPELRTYLAGQIARACVVFNVDEIVVFDEQGDDVKSVEGEFKGVGKRGHACIQLARILQYMECPQYLRKWFFPVHKDLQYAGLLNPLDSPHHMRIDEESEYREGRVLNKPPKQGKGSLVNCGMRKDVRIDKQLQPDLRVTVKLSKTQNQESSRLYKGVVVAPHVPRTEGGFYWGYTVRLASCLSSVFTESPFKEGYDLTVGTSERGSSVDQATLSPFKHLLVVFGGLQGLEASLDADQNLDVTEPSDLFDLYLNTCPDQGSRTIRTEEAILISMAALRQKITAAFPDDSSSS; encoded by the exons ATGTCGACCTATAGTGCAGAGAAAAGACCTAAACCTGCGTCCTCTCAG ttcgGGGACCAGATTCCCTGGAAGAAAAGGAAAGCAGAAT TAAAGGAGAAACAGAAGCAGTGGAAAAAGGCTAAAGTCATCAAACAGTTGGAGAAGCAGAAACGGCAAGAGGCTGCAGAAAGAGCGGAGCAGGAGGAAAGCCAGAGTAATAAAG GTCGAGCTTACACGGTGAGCGTGGCCCTTCCGGGCTCCGTCCTGGACAACGCTCAGTCCCCTGAGCTCCGGACGTACCTGGCGGGACAGATCGCCCGAGCCTGCGTCGTGTTCAACGTCGACGAGATTGTCGTGTTCGACGAGCAGGGGGACGATGTCAA GAGTGTCGAAGGAGAATTCAAAGGTGTTGGGAAGAGGGGCCACGCGTGTATTCAGCTTGCCAGAATACTTCAGTACATGGAGTGTCCGCA GTATTTGCGCAAGTGGTTCTTCCCGGTGCACAAAGACTTACAGTATGCAG GTTTGCTTAATCCTCTGGACAGTCCTCATCACATGAGGATAGACGAAGAGTCAGAGTACCGAGAAGGAAGAGTCCTCAACAAGCCACCCAAACAAGGAAAGGGTTCGTTGGTGAACTGTGGGATGAGGAAG GACGTGCGGATTGATAAACAACTTCAGCCGGATCTGCGAGTTACAGTGAAACTCAGTAAGACACAGAATCAAG aAAGCAGCAGACTTTATAAAGGTGTCGTCGTGGCGCCTCATGTTCCCCGAACAGAAGGTGGTTTCTACTGGGGGTACACGGTCCGCCTGGCATCCTGCCTGA GTTCAGTTTTCACTGAGAGTCCTTTTAAAGAAGGGTATGACCTGACAGTTGGCACCTCAGAGAGAGGCAGCAGTGTGGACCAAGCCACTCTGTCACCATTCAA GCACCTTTTGGTGGTTTTTGGAGGTCTTCAGGGTTTGGAAGCCAGCCTGGACGCAGACCAAAACCTGGATGTGACCGAACCCAGCGACTTGTTTGATCTCTACCTCAACACATGTCCCGATCAGGGCAGCAGAACCATTAGAACAGAG GAAGCTATTCTAATCTCCATGGCGGCACTGAGACAGAAGATCACAGCTGCTTTTCCAGATGATTCCAGCAGCTCATGA